The genomic stretch CCAGTGCTCCTGGTCATGAATGGCAGGACGGCTAGCCTTGCTGCTTTGCAACTGCTCTAATTCATCAAGCCAACGATACATGGCCTCAGTCATCAGCAATGTTTCCTGTGCCCGTGCGAGATGACGAGCCACCGACCCAGGCTTAATTCCGTACTTACCCATTAAGTTGAGTAAGGGCTGATGTTGCATTACCATCATGCGGGCCAGCGGTCCTACTTCAGTCACTTCACCGTTATAGCGGGGAGATTTAACAAAGGTATATGCGCCTTTTTTATCAAGATCGATCTCCGAACTTTCTTGCCAAGGATTAGCAGGTTCTGCATCGCGGTACCAGGAACTCGCTACCGCTTCAGTAATCTTGCTAATATCTAGCTCTTGAACAACACCCGGAGACGTGCTACTGATAAAGCCGCCTTTAAATAACTTATCATTACCAAGATCATCCATTGGGAAGCCACCATAAGCTAAGTAACTACCGGACCCGGCACCGACTCCGGCCCTTCCTAGCTGACCCAGTGGACCTGTACAAATATTAACCACATCAGGAACATATTTAGTCTCAATAAAAGCTACAACTTCGTTTAATATCTCTTTAAAATTATCGAGTTGCTCTTTTTGGGGGTAGATTGTCACCCCGCCTACAACAATACTGGATTGGTGGGGTTGCTTCCCTCCCAGAATGGCCGACATTTTCTTTGCTTTAGCCTGTACCTTTAGTGCTTCAAGGTAATGAGCAAGAGCGGTAATGACGATTTCCGGATCGCCTATGGAAAAACGATCGGGTTGATACCTAGGAGTCAGAGGAGCGGTATCTCCAGCTTTTACTAAGGACATAATTTTATTCTTAACAGCCAATAGCTCTTGATCTTTTCCTTTGTAGTGATCAATCGCCATGACATCGAGATAATCTAAAGCGGAGAGATGGTAGAAATGTAAGGGGTGATCATGCAACCATAAAGCCCCTGTCAGCAAGTTGCGTATGAGCTGCGCTGCTCGAGGAACATGAGCTCCATGTGCATCTTCAACCGCCATTGCCGATGTCCAACCATGGGATGCCACACATACCCCGCAGACTCGTTCCGTGATGTATACTGCATCACGGGGATCTCTCCCACGGAGAATATCTTCAATACCTCGGTACATTGTCCCTTGAGCCCAGGCATTCGTAACGACACCCCTATCGATTTCCACCTCAATCCTTAAGTGGCCCTCGATTCTTGTTACAGGATCTACAACGATTCTCTTAGCCATCTACTTCTCCTCCTTAGGATTCACAAATAGGGGCGCAAATCCATCATAGTACTCAGGCTCACTACAACCGGCACATGGTGACCCTGCATGACCACAATAGCTCACTCCATCATTCCACCATGAAGCGGCGCAAGTGGTGTAAGTATCTTGTCCTTTACACCCCTTATGGTAGAGGCAATAGTCTGTTGTTTCGGCGTCATTCCAATCCTCTAGGAATTCATCCTTTTCAAAGTGCAACCGGCGATCACAACTATCATGTAAGGTATAGCGATAATAGGCTACTGGCCGCTTAAGTTCGTCCAGTAAAGGCAAAGCGTTTTCGCTCAAATAATATAGAATTACGCTGACTAAACGATCCGGCTTAACCGGGCAACTCGGTAGATTTACAATCTTAGCCCCACTAAGCACATCTTGCGCCCCCACTGCTCCCGTGAAGCCTGCCCGTGGAATGCCGCCATAGCAAGCACAGGAACCCACAGCAATTACAACTTCAGCGTTAGCAGCAGCCTTCTTAAATTGGTCAATAAAAGATTTACCTTCCACCATGCAATAACGAGGATCGGCCGTTGGAATCGATCCCTCAAGAACCAGTATGTAATTTCCTTTGGCTATACATTCCTCCATACTTTGAACTGCTTGCTCTCCAGCGGCTGCCATTAATGTGGGATGGTAGCGTACGGAAAGGACATCAAGGATAATTTGGTCCGGACTCGGATCAAGGGAAGCTAATAATGATTCACTACATCCAGTACACCCCTGTCCTTGCATCCAAATCAATGGTTTCTTTGACAAGTTTGCTGCTGCTGCCTCCGCAATTTGGGGAGCCAAACACAAATCAAGTCCAAGTGCCGTGCATGTGATTGTGCACATTTTCAGAAAGTCTCTTCTGGATATCCCTTTTCTTTCGAGAAGCTGATATCCACTTTCAGATGGGTTACCCTCTCGTTTCACAATCCTCACCTCGTTAAATTATTTTTTCTAAGAAGTAAAATTAAGTCCGATGAGATATTAAAATGTGAAATATAACACTAAAAACACATGTTTATTAAATAACTTTAATCAAATAAGTAAAAATAAAGACTAAATACAAAAATGTGAATATTTTATCAATGTGTTTTCTTAATCATACACCCATTTCCCTTCCACTTCTAGGTATTTTTATAGTGAATCTCAATAATTATTTTTAATTATAGCTATTAAATTTCCATATGGCACATCTCCTAATTATTCATCTCAATCAAAGGGGATAAATTACGCAAAAAACGAGAACCTCCTCTATGTCTTGACTAAGGAGATTCTCGTTTATAGTGAGTTAAAGGATATTCTGTAGGGTAATTGTCTCGGTATCCGCAATATGATGGAACAATAGACGTAAGGCTGCAACCTCCCCCAAGCTTAGAGCAGCCTCCTGTTCTAGGATGTATTTTTCGGCACGCTTTAAACTAAGGTCTATAGTATCAATTTCTTGGTGATCGAGTAAAATACTCCATAGTTTTTTTGTTTCATCCCACTCTTTTTTCAGCTGATCCATCTGCTGATTAGCATTTCCCCAATGTCTATTTTGAATGATGTCTTCCACCGCGATGAGCATTCCTTCTAAAGAGGATGCGGAGGAATTAATATATTGGTTGTGCCAATAGCTTCCCAAGACAAGCACCAAGATAATTATACCAACTGTAAGATAGGTTCTCAGCATATCTATCTCTCCTCTCGATGCTTCAAACTTTCATATGGAAACTTACTTACCGTTGTTTTTTCTATGCGTGCGCTTCTTTTCTTGAAGATATAATTGCCCCGAAGAATCAAGGCTGGCAAACAGAACCTCTTCTATTCCCTTCAATTGATGCTTTTGGAGTTCCCGGTCCAGCCAGGTCTGATCTTTGCCGGATAAGGCAAAAGCTCTTTTATTCAAGAGGCCATCCATAATAAATACCACCGGCAATCCCTCATATTCAGGCTGGAGTTTCAAGTCCCCTGGGGTCACGGGGCGTTTGGTTGCTTTGGGCAGGACACTAATTTGACCATTCGTCTCCAGAATCGCAAATTCTACATCGGCAATATTGGGTATACTCCGCATTCTAAGCTCTTCAATCAAATCTGTTAGGGGCAGACGATTGCGCACCAATTCATGCTCGACTATTTTACCTCGTTCAATTAATATCGAGGGAGTCCCATTCAAGATATCCCGAGCGCGCTCACTCTTTAACTCCAGATAAGACAAGGCAACACTCATCAACACCAAGATCATAATGGGAATAATCCCCGAAATAAGAGGAATCCCAATATCTTCACTGGGGATGGCCGCCATATCCGATATCATAAGAATAACGACTAACTCAAAAGGTTGCAGTTGACCAATTTCGCGTTTTCCCATGAGGCGCAAGGCCATAATGACAATCATATAGAGAATAAATGTTCTTATGGCAATTATCATCATCGCTTCATGTGGCAACTCCTTTCAGGTGCTTTATTTGCACTAATCAGCCCCTCATATTTATTATGCCTGAGGGCATTAAGACTGGAATGCCTTTTATTATTCCTTAAATCGCCGCAGTTTATTCGCAATTATTCGTCCGCTAAGCTTGATGGGGATAACGACCCTAAATTTGATGTAATAACGACCCTAAGTTACACTCGACTTTCTTGAACTGTATTAACACAACAACGCAAATCTTATGCTATAATAAACAGTGTTATACTATAGATAATTGCTTTTATTGGAGGATAAACTATGAAAAAACAAGCCGTTGTCATTCATGAACTTGATAATGTGGCTACCTGTGTCGATCATTTTACCGCCGGAACAGCCATTTCCTACTTTCGTGGGGATAGAGAAGAGCAAGTTTTACTCTGTCAAGATATTCCTTTAGGACATAAATTTGCTATTCGTACCATTGCTAAAAATGAAGATGTCCGGAAATACGCTGAGAGCATCGGTGTTGCTACGATAGATATTCAACCCGGCCAGCACGTTCATGTGCATAACCTGGAATCCAAACGCGGTAGGGGCGATTTGGAGCAGTGTAAGGGGGATTATTGATATGAATATCTTCGGTTATCGACGCTCCGATGGTCAGTTTGGCATCCGCAACCATCTTCTTATCCTTCCTACTTCAGTCTGTTCAACTACTGTTGCTTTCAATATTGCCGCCCAAGTTCCCGGGGCTGTAGCCATCCCCAATCAACATGGCTGCTGTCAAGTAGGTGCGGATTATACACAGACCCTGCGGACACTCATCGGTTTAGGCAAAAACCCTAATGTCGGGGCAGTGCTTGTGGTGGGCTTAGGCTGTGAAGGGATACCCATCCAAGAAACCGCTGCTGAGATCGCCAAATCAGGTAAACCCGTGCAAGTGATCATTATTCAAGAACACGGTGGCACCCTGAAAACCACCGCTCTAGGTGTTCAGATCGCCAGTCAAATGGCTCGCAGCATCACACTTCTCAAGCCGGTAGAGGCTCCGCTTAGCGAGCTTTCCCTGGGGATTGAATGCGGAGGATCTGATTTTACTTCAGGTTTAGCCTCCAATCCTGCTGTGGGCACCGCCTCAGATCTTCTGGTTAAGGCCGGTGGTACTGCCATGCTCTCCGAAACTACCGAGTTTATCGGCGCTGAGCATGTACTGGCCAAACGAGCAATATCACCCGAAGTAGCTCAAAAATTAATGGAGATTGTCCAACAAACAGAGCTTCGTGCTAAACAGTTGCATGTGGATCTGCGACAAGGTCAACCTACCCCAGGAAACATAACAGGGGGGATCAGTTCCATCGAGGAAAAATCTTTGGGCTGTATCTACAAGGCCGGACACTCACCAATTCAGGATATCCTCCCCTATGGTCAACCTCCTTGCGGAAAAGGCCTTTATGTTATGGATACCCCCGGTCAAGATGTGGAATCTATTTCCGGAATGCTTGCTGGTGGTGTTCAGGTTGTTGTATTTACTACCGGACGTGGTACTCCGACCGGTTCACCTATTGCTCCTGTCATCAAAGTCACCGCCAATAGCGATACCTATCAAAACATGGAAGACAACATCGATCTTGACCTTTCCTCCATCATTTCCGGTGAGGAAACCATCGAGCAGGCTGGTCGACGAATCTTCGCAGAGATGGTTGAGGTCGCAAACGGTAAATTCACTAAGTCCGAAAGTCTCGGGCATCGCGAATTCGGCATTTTCCGCATCGGCTCTACTTTTTAGACCCGCGGTGCGCTCGGACTTCGCTAGTGCCATGAAATATCCTAATGCGTTCAGTATGTCTGATACGTATAATCAAAAGGGCCGAGGCTGCATTAAACAGCCTCGGCCCTTCTCTCATTACTATTACCGACGTTCCATATCATAGAGACGCTTTACCCTCTCCTCTATGGGAGGGTGCGTACTAAATAAATTGGCCACTCTCTTGGCCTTCAAAGGATTGACAATGAACATGTGACTTGCTGAAGGGTTAACATTCATCGGAATAACTTGTGAGCTACGTTCTAGTTTTTGTAAAGCATTGGCTAAGCCATACGAGTTACCTGCAATCTCCGAACCGGTAGAATCAGCAAGATACTCGCGCGAACGTGAAATCCCCATTTGTACCAGCATGGCAGCCAGTGGTCCCAGAATAATCATCGGAAGCATCGCTAGACCAGAACCACCCTCGTCATCATCCCCACCTAATCCCCCAAACATCAATGCCCACTGTGCCCAATTGGCAAGCATGGTTAAGACCCCGGCCATGACTGCCGCAAGGGTGCTGATGAGGATATCCCGATTCTTGATATGTGCCATTTCATGGGCTAATACCCCTTCCAGCTCTTCGCGGTTAAGGATCTGCATCAGGCCCTGGGTCACGGCAATGGCCGCGTGATTAGGATTCCTTCCCGTAGCAAAAGCATTGGGCTGAGGCGAAGGAGTCATATAGAGCCTTGGCATGGGCAGACCGGCATTATCAGCAAGATTTTCCACCGTCTCGTAGAGTTCTGGGCTTTGTTCGCGGCTAAGCGGAACAGCTTTAGTCATAGCTAGAGCCATCTTGTCACTAAACCAATAGCTACCAAAATTCATAACCATAGCAAACAAGAAGGCCATTTGCATACCGCCTCGGCCACCTAGTGCCCCTCCGGCTAAAATCACAAGTACAGTTAATAAACTCATCAGAAGAACAGTTTTCAGCTGGTTTCCGATTCCACTCATCGACAACATCCCCTTTCAATTATGTCAGTAATACAGTCTAAATTACCGCTTATTTTGCAATATCTTCTTGAGCTTCTACCAGTGAAGGCAAAGAACTCACAGCAGGCTTGTTACTCACTTTCACCAGGGTGATTCTAAAGCCAACGACTTCTATTACGGAAAAGATATAGTTCTGAAAATCAATTGTATCACCTTTGGCCGGTTTACGACCTAAGCGATTGAAGACAAAACCACCCAAAGTGGAAACGGTCTCCTCTTCAAAGTCAATTTCTAGTAAATCAACTAAGTCATCGAGCAAGACCCGCCCGTTAATTAGGTATTCACCTTCCGCGCCTTTGATGATTTCCGCTTGTTCTTTACTCTCAAATTCATCATAGATTTCACCAACTAATTCCTCGATAAGATCTTCGATGGTCACCATTCCGGCAGTACCCCCAAACTCATCGACTACTACCGCAAGATGGGTTCTTTGGGCGCGCATTTTCTGGACTAAATGCGAGATGGGCATGCCTTCCGGTACGATGAGTATATCTCGCTTCAAGTCAGCAATACTCTTTGTTGCCCGTTCTTCAGGGAGACAAAGCAAATCCAGCATATGAACTAGGCCGATGACATTATCTTTATCATCATCACATAAGGGATAGCGTGTGTGCCCCGTTGTTTTCACGACATGGAGAACCTCTTCCATGGAATCCTGAATATAAAGACACACCATATCTTGTCGGGGAACCATAACCTCACTAACCACTCGATCCGAAAATTCAAAGACATTATCTAAGAGTTTTCCTTCCAGCTTATCCAATACCCCATGGCGTTGGCTGGCATCGACAAGCATCCGCAATTCTTCTTCCGTGTGGGCAAGGTCCGATTCATTAGCTGGGGAAACACCCCAACGCTTTAAAATCAGGTTCGCAAGCCCATTTAAGGAGCGAATGATTGGATAAAAGAACTTGTAGAAGGTCTTTAAAGGACCTGCCGTCCATAAGGCTGTTTTCTCAGCGCTTTGAATGGCTATCGATTTAGGAACTAACTCGCCTAAAACAATATGCAAGAACGTTATCAAAAGAAAAGCAATAACCACCGATACAGTGTGAGTTAAAACTCCATCCCACTCCACGAGGTTCGCAAAAAGCGGCGCCAACAAGGTCGCAATGGCCGGTTCGCCCAGCCAGCCCAGTCCTAGGGAGGCCAACGTTATACCTAGTTGGCTTGCCGAAAGATAGGCATCTAGCTGAGAAGTTACTTCCAGAGCAACCGTAGCTTTCTTCGACCCTGTTTCGGAGAGCTCGGCAAGTCGAGTTTTCCTTACTTTGACCAAAGAAAATTCAGCTGCCACAAAGAATGCATTTAAAGCGACAAGGAACAAAGCTGCAACCACTTTCGCTATGCTCCATAATATACTATCGATCGGATACTCCTCCTTTTATTCTATACATTTCTCTAATCTCTTAGACATAAGTAGACCCAAACCAAACCATGACCAGCCAGTATTTCAGATTTTGGGCAAGCCCATCTATGGTTCCGCGATCAATCTGACTCACAAGCGATAAGGGTGCACTATCCAAAGTGGCCTTTTGGGGCAAAACAGCTAAGGCGCCGAAGAAAAAAGCTCTTGGCGCCTGATTAATACTAGAATTTAATTTTAAAATCGCGTGTCCAGATTGTGAATCTTCAAAAACAACGTAAGGGCACAGCAACAAGGCCAAGCCTATAAATAAGCAAACAACAATGGCAACGCACTGCTTCAGTTTACGTTGTTCCATTCTCTCTATAAAAACATAATAATTAATAGGCGCAGGTAATGGGTCGTCTTCCACTATGGTCTCTCCTCAATATCTACTCTCTTAAATTTTCTTCTTAATATATACTATAGAGTATAGATATCCCTATCGTCAAGAGACAACTTTTCACTAATAACTTAATGCCCACCCATCTACGATTCATCAAGTTCTGAACGCTCTTGACTTCTAAAAAAACTGAGAACCTCCGGATCTTCTTCTCTGCCAATTACTTGGTCGAGGATATAATCCAATCCCATAAAGCCATTCCCTTGAACAGGCTTAGGGGTAGCCAACGTAACACTTGAGTCTTCCACCTTATCAGCACTATAAGGATCTCCAGTCGTCACATAAACAGAAGTGGCTCCAGACGACGGGCGAAAGAATTCAAACACGTCCTGATCATCTTCCTCCCCAATAAGTGCAAAGAGGTGATTCAGGGGATGATTTACAACTTCTGCGGTCTCACTAGCTTGACTCGTTACTGGGTTTCCGCTAGTTACTGCATTGCTTTTTAGAGACTCTTCCGCAGATTCTTCGGGAGAGGCTTCGGTAGATGCTGATGCTCCTGAAGTGGTAGACACCAATAAATCCTCCAAAGACCAACTGCTTGTAGTTTTGCTCACTGGAGAAGTTGTCGTCATGTACATATGTAACGCCGCTTTAACAGCATCTTCCCTTTGTTCTTCAGAAAGTCCCCTAAGAAGCTCCCACAAGTCTTGGTCTTTTTCCTCTCTCCCCAAATTAAGGGTCAAGGAGATGGTCTTGCTCATGGATTCTCGTTGACCTTTTTCGTTAAGTTATTGACCAGATTGGCTGCCATAATTCTAAAGCCCGTGGCATTGCCAAACTGAGGATTATCAATCAGCACTTTATTCTCAAATTGCAAATGATTAAAAATCATCTCCCCTACCTTGCCGGCGACCAAGACGGTATGGATCTTGCCCATCATTGGTTTCAATGACTTTTTGACCTCACGGGAGATATCCGTCCCCAACTGCTCTAGCATGTCTTCCATGATTGGATTAAGATTAATGGAACCTGTGTTCCAAGGATACACCCCTCCATTAACCCGAAAAATCTTGTCCAGTTCTTTATCATCGGTTTCGATGGGATTCGCATGATTTGCGGTCATTTCCTTTAATTTCTCAGCAACCCCTGTATAAGCCCATTTTAAGCCCTTTTCAATACTAAAAGAATTCGGCGGGTCAAGCATGACACCATCATAAAAGGTAGCTACGTCCGTAGTCCTAAAGCCAGGATCAATCACGACGACATAACCATTGAACAGTTTGGGACTAATGGGAATTCCATATTCATTGAGGGTTTCTTTGATGAAAACGCCGTAACTTTGGGGCAGCACACGAGAGCGAATAATGGTCAACTGGCGAGTCTGGCCTTTAAAAGGACCGGAACGGAAAGTAACCGACCAAGAACCTTTAAGCTCTGCCTCATATTTATCCCTCAAGGCAGCGTAGTACTTCACCGGAACCCCTGTCCCTAAATAAATATTGGCCTTGGGTTCTTTCTGAGCTATGGCTAAAGCTACCACCAACAAAGCCGTAGCTTCTTCATCCGTGGATTTATCTTCATCCCAACAATAATGCGCTTCATTGGGATTGAGGCTTTCGGCCAAACTCCCCATGAAATAATGGCGGGATACTCCTGTGGAATGATTGGTGACTATGACATCCAAGGAGGCAATCTGCAATTCTTCATCGGATCCTCTTCCCACATTCATATTGCCTAAAGTCGAAAAGATTCTTTCGTTGCCCTTGCAGATGACCGCAGGAAATAATACTTTGGTGTCCCCTGCGTCCAACTTAATGGCACCAAATCCAGGATCTCCCCCGGCTACAAGAATATCATTTTCAAACACAGGTGTTCCTCCTTGCAAATTCTTAGTTTTTCTTTATATTTCTACTATTTCCAATTGTATACCACAATTTACTTGGAGTCTATCCCCTGTTTTTCTGTTCTTTTCCCGAACACTTTAGACTTTAGCGAATAGAACCACGGGTGTTGATTTGAGCATGAACGAGAATTTCCACATCGAGCTCAGGAAAGATAGTCTCCCATTCCGTCTGATGCTCGTTCCAATACTGTGGATAACGTCGTTTGACCGCAAGTCCAAAGGCTAGAATATCTGATTCTAGCTCTTTTTGGGCTTTGTCCACAATGACTTGGGTTTCATCAATTACACATTGGGTTAAAATGCGCTTCAATTCCTGGAATTCTTCCAGACGAGTTATTTCTTTATGATTCATGAGCTCCCCAATGTTGCATTGCGCCTCTACTTCCACCACCATGCGCAATGTTCCGTCTTCCTCCAAAATTGGTTTCAATTTACTCTTGGCACGGATGATCTCAAAAGCTATCCTACCCTCTAGACTATTTTCATCTGGGACATAAGCGATAATGCCCCCTTTGATATTATCCATAACCCAAAGATAACTGCGCGCCTCCTCCCCATCCAACCAACCGATAAGCCTATCTCCTTTGAAGACAGCTCCCCCTTCCGCATTATAAATCGGTTCTCCCTTTTCCTCAGAGAATATGATTTTACCTAGGGTGGGCTCATAACCATCCACATAGATCATATTCGTAAAATCCAAGAGATTTACAGGAATGCTCTGGGAAGCCGATTTATAATCATCTATTAATCGACTAATATGCATGGCTGGAATACTATCCTCCCTTGATTTCCCCCGCATGACATCCTCGGCCTTTCCTTCTGTCACTAAAAGCCAGGTCAACATGCGAATTTCCGGATCCCGTTGCATAAAGTCTAATACCGGGCTTAACCCTGCTCTGGCTAAATCTTCACCAAAGACGATGACCTGAGTATGGGGATAAAAAAGCCTATCCCCCGATTTATTCATAAAACCGCGAAGAGCATCAAAATAGGTATCCCCTTCGCTGGTCAGCACGCGCACCGATTCCTTACCTCCCTCTTGACCCTTGGCTTTGGAACCTGCAGGAGTGATGACTTGAGCCGTCAGCTGTATCTTACCACTCTCGGTCAGATCCACCCCTACCCCACTGACGATCCCAATTGCATTGAGCTCCCGGTGACTCCAGCATCCTGAGAGAAGAAGTAAAGAAAGCACACAGGGAATCAAGCTTAACCATCTTTTATAGCTTGGAAAATCCATTTTCTTAACTCCTTAAAGCCTTCTAATTTTTATTTCCTCTTAACCTTGCCAATTTTTGCAGCATACCCTTTTTACTCTGGCGCCCAGTGCCCCCCAATAATGATGGACGTGAGATCATGGCCCAGAGTGGAAATCGCACCATACCGTCCTTTAAATCACCGAGATTGGAAGGAATAAGGGGGGAGAGGTATATAATACCAAAGGAACGAATATTTCCCATATGTATAGAGAGCGCTAATAAGGAAATCAACCAACCAAACATGCCTAAAAACCCGGTGGCGATTAGAAAATATAAACGCAAAAGTGACATTGAACTTGTGAGTGGCGGAATCAGAAAACCGGAAATGGCTGTCAGGGACACCACGATGACCATGGCCTGGCTGACAATGCCGGCCTGAACCGCTGCCTCACCTAGAACCAAGGCCCCCACAATACTGACAGCCTGCCCCACATTGCGCGGCATCCTCACCCCGGCCTCCCTGAGAATCTCATACATAAGCCCCATCATTAAAGCTTCGATAATGACCGGAAAGGGTATTCCCTCACGCCCGGCGCTCATGTTAATCAATAAGCTGGTGGGTAGCATCTCTTGATGAAAGGATTGGATCGCTACATAGAAGGCTGGAAGCATGGTAGAGAAGTAGAAGCACAGATAGCGAATCAAACGAATAATCGATGTGTAGTAGGGACGGGAATAATAATCCTCAGGGTTCTGGAAGGCCTCGACAAAAAGATAGGGCACAGTTAAGGCAAAGGGTGTCCCATCCACTAATACCCCTACTCGCCCTTCTAAAAGTTTGGCCGCCAACTTATCCGGTTTCTCGGTATTGCCCACAGTCGGGAAGATGGATTGGGGAGTATCCTCGATTAATTGCTCGATATAGCCGCTTTCCAAAATTGCATCAATATCAATGGACTTGAGCCGACTTTTTAATTCCACAACAAGCTTAGGATTGGCCAAACCCTCGATGTAAGCAATATTGATTTGGGTTTTTGTTCGTTGGCCTAAAACCATGGATTCGATACGTAAATTCTCATCACTTATTTTTCTGCGCAGTAGTGAAGTGTTTGTACTAAGGTTCTCGATAAATCCTTCCCGAGGCCCACGTACGGTAACCTCTGTTTCCGGTTTATCAACACTGCGCGTCTTACCACCAAAAGTATTCAGCAGCAAAGCAGACTCAGCCTGCTCGAGGAAAAGGGCCGTTTTCCCTACTAACAACCCTTTAGTTACCTCTTCATAGGTATTTACCTTTTCGATTTTGCTATTGATCAAGACTTGCCTGCGGAGCACATCCACGAGCGGTTGAGGAGGAATATCACCTACCCGAAGTGGTGAAAAATCCATAAGGGGCTTAAGTATCGAGGTGCTAATATATTCTTGTTCCACAAGCCCTTCGATAAAGACCAGCAAGCCTTGATTCATAGAACCCAGGCCAAACTCACGCATAGAAAGATCGGCACTATTCCCAAAAATACTGCGTATCTGATTTTCAATTTTCTCGAGACTCTCCGAAATCTGCACCGGCTTGTTATTGCTCATAGCTAATTCCTCTTCTTCAGCGCTTTCTTAACTCTCTCTTTTACAATAAACACTCCGAAAAGACCTACAACCACCCCTAATTCAATCCACAAAGCAAACTTCAAGAATAAATGAGAAACAAAGTAAGTCTTGTTTTGAATGGTCGGCAAGAAAAATATAAAAACTAAAAAAATAAAGATTGCCACTACAAAACTTAATCCATTTCGTGATTTTCTCGAAAGAAGCTGTCTCAATCCCTCTGAGCTCGCATAATGAAATAAGGAGATGCTGAAAAAAGACCCAGCCATCCAGGAGACGACTTGAAAAGCCTCCATTCTCTCAATGAAATCACCCACGGAGACCATCTGGGCAAGAATCAAAATGGAGTAGACTTGTCTGGAGCCTACCTCTACCCCCAGTACCGCAATAATCGCAAAGATGAGAGCTATCAGCACTGATGACCCGGTTAGG from Desulfitobacterium dichloroeliminans LMG P-21439 encodes the following:
- a CDS encoding hemolysin family protein; protein product: MVAALFLVALNAFFVAAEFSLVKVRKTRLAELSETGSKKATVALEVTSQLDAYLSASQLGITLASLGLGWLGEPAIATLLAPLFANLVEWDGVLTHTVSVVIAFLLITFLHIVLGELVPKSIAIQSAEKTALWTAGPLKTFYKFFYPIIRSLNGLANLILKRWGVSPANESDLAHTEEELRMLVDASQRHGVLDKLEGKLLDNVFEFSDRVVSEVMVPRQDMVCLYIQDSMEEVLHVVKTTGHTRYPLCDDDKDNVIGLVHMLDLLCLPEERATKSIADLKRDILIVPEGMPISHLVQKMRAQRTHLAVVVDEFGGTAGMVTIEDLIEELVGEIYDEFESKEQAEIIKGAEGEYLINGRVLLDDLVDLLEIDFEEETVSTLGGFVFNRLGRKPAKGDTIDFQNYIFSVIEVVGFRITLVKVSNKPAVSSLPSLVEAQEDIAK
- a CDS encoding ParM/StbA family protein, with protein sequence MFENDILVAGGDPGFGAIKLDAGDTKVLFPAVICKGNERIFSTLGNMNVGRGSDEELQIASLDVIVTNHSTGVSRHYFMGSLAESLNPNEAHYCWDEDKSTDEEATALLVVALAIAQKEPKANIYLGTGVPVKYYAALRDKYEAELKGSWSVTFRSGPFKGQTRQLTIIRSRVLPQSYGVFIKETLNEYGIPISPKLFNGYVVVIDPGFRTTDVATFYDGVMLDPPNSFSIEKGLKWAYTGVAEKLKEMTANHANPIETDDKELDKIFRVNGGVYPWNTGSINLNPIMEDMLEQLGTDISREVKKSLKPMMGKIHTVLVAGKVGEMIFNHLQFENKVLIDNPQFGNATGFRIMAANLVNNLTKKVNENP
- a CDS encoding Ger(x)C family spore germination protein; this translates as MDFPSYKRWLSLIPCVLSLLLLSGCWSHRELNAIGIVSGVGVDLTESGKIQLTAQVITPAGSKAKGQEGGKESVRVLTSEGDTYFDALRGFMNKSGDRLFYPHTQVIVFGEDLARAGLSPVLDFMQRDPEIRMLTWLLVTEGKAEDVMRGKSREDSIPAMHISRLIDDYKSASQSIPVNLLDFTNMIYVDGYEPTLGKIIFSEEKGEPIYNAEGGAVFKGDRLIGWLDGEEARSYLWVMDNIKGGIIAYVPDENSLEGRIAFEIIRAKSKLKPILEEDGTLRMVVEVEAQCNIGELMNHKEITRLEEFQELKRILTQCVIDETQVIVDKAQKELESDILAFGLAVKRRYPQYWNEHQTEWETIFPELDVEILVHAQINTRGSIR
- a CDS encoding spore germination protein; this translates as MSNNKPVQISESLEKIENQIRSIFGNSADLSMREFGLGSMNQGLLVFIEGLVEQEYISTSILKPLMDFSPLRVGDIPPQPLVDVLRRQVLINSKIEKVNTYEEVTKGLLVGKTALFLEQAESALLLNTFGGKTRSVDKPETEVTVRGPREGFIENLSTNTSLLRRKISDENLRIESMVLGQRTKTQINIAYIEGLANPKLVVELKSRLKSIDIDAILESGYIEQLIEDTPQSIFPTVGNTEKPDKLAAKLLEGRVGVLVDGTPFALTVPYLFVEAFQNPEDYYSRPYYTSIIRLIRYLCFYFSTMLPAFYVAIQSFHQEMLPTSLLINMSAGREGIPFPVIIEALMMGLMYEILREAGVRMPRNVGQAVSIVGALVLGEAAVQAGIVSQAMVIVVSLTAISGFLIPPLTSSMSLLRLYFLIATGFLGMFGWLISLLALSIHMGNIRSFGIIYLSPLIPSNLGDLKDGMVRFPLWAMISRPSLLGGTGRQSKKGMLQKLARLRGNKN